In the Glycine max cultivar Williams 82 chromosome 6, Glycine_max_v4.0, whole genome shotgun sequence genome, AAATTGGAATGAAATAACCTTCGTTTTTACTTAAAACATCTTTCCTCACTCTCAAAAGCAGGGTTGAGTGGATGTGCAATGTCATAAGGGTAGTCTCAAGGCTCTGTTTGGCTTCCAGTTTGAAATGCTTACACATCATGGCTGTATctaatctttttgtttttatacaaacatcaatgtccATTGAAGCACAACCATTTATAATCATTTCTCCACCTGCCAAATAGTCCACATTTTAGAAATTGTGCTTGTCCTTTTACTAGATGATGCTTGTATATAGTATTGGTACCTTATCCCTTAGCTCAGACAAGTGCCCAAGAAATGCGTGAATCAATTGAAACCCATTATTCTTTTCTATGAGGTACCACCAGCTATCGAAATTTTCTCTCCAAAACTCTTGATTATGAGCAGTGTAAGATTTTTCATGCAAAAAATGCCGCAGGTTGTCATTTCTGGGCAGAATAGCAAGTCCTTTGTCAATGTTAGACTAGACACACAGAAAAAAGTTAAGTCTAGAATTTCCCATGTAGTTTTCAGCCTGGTTCCTAGGCACAGTCATGGCAATCTATGTTTTGGTGGGACAAAAGTTGAACCTCTAGTAAAAATCAGGCACACATTCTTCCCTAGTAGGATAAGAGTTgctgaagaatatcaagaaggtttgtctgatgaagatgatgatctctGTCCCGTTGAATGTGTAAGAGAATTCACCACTGATGAAGAGTTCAGCAAAATTCTGGACAAGGCTAAAGAAACTGGATCTTTGGTTGTGGTGGATTTCTTTCGCACCTCTTGTGGAAGCTGCAAGTATATAGAGCAGGGTTTTGCAAAACTGTGCAAGAAATCTGGTGATCA is a window encoding:
- the LOC100809735 gene encoding atypical Cys His-rich thioredoxin-like isoform X1, which gives rise to MSSVRFFMQKMPQVVISGQNSKSFVNVRLDTQKKVKSRISHVVFSLVPRHSHGNLCFGGTKVEPLVKIRHTFFPSRIRVAEEYQEGLSDEDDDLCPVECVREFTTDEEFSKILDKAKETGSLVVVDFFRTSCGSCKYIEQGFAKLCKKSGDHEAPVIFLKHNVMDEYDEQSEVADRLRIRAVPLFHFYKDGVLLEAFPTRDKDRIVAAILKYSSLEREDILG